The sequence below is a genomic window from Monodelphis domestica isolate mMonDom1 chromosome 2, mMonDom1.pri, whole genome shotgun sequence.
CTGTACTCATTGACCGGATCCTGCTGCATTCCCGTGGTGAGGAGGGTGGCCTGAAGATTGGGCCAGGTAGAGTGAGGGGGGCCAGGAAGGAGATGACCTCTTTACCCCTAACTCCTCTTGCTGTCCTCCAGGCAATGAAGAGGAACACCGGGACCTGACAACAGCCTTGGGGCTGGTGAAGGAGCTGCTATCAGCAGTAGACCAAGAGgtacatgagctggagaagggagcTCGCCTGCAGGAGATCTATGGACGCACAGATTCTCGTGCCCAGACCCCAGTGCCCGGCAAGGGTCCTTTTATCCGAGAAGAGCTTCTACGTCGAAAGCTGCTACATGATGGTTGCCTGCTCTGGAAAACAGCTACAGGACGCTTCAAAGGtcagttcttcctgaccccatggcCAATGGCCTGACACAGTCAGGGAATGAGATAGCTCATATCCTATCCTGAAGATAACcttagaggaagagagatagtCTTTGTCAGTTACCTAAGTTTATGGCCCTTGTTCCTATTGTTAGCTGAAAGATAGACTTCCCTCTGAGAGCACATCATCTTCCCCTACAGAGGCCAGTGTAATGCATGTGCTTCAGAGGCAATACTTAAGCCTTGGGGGGCAGAGACAATGTTCCTAGGGCACTGAGAGAGAACTGAAAAGTTCCTGCAGAAAGATTTCTGGAGGAGGGCAGAGGCGAGAtaggaaagggggaaataagGGCAAGTTTTCCCACTCCCCCTCCTCTCTGAATTAGTCTGCCCTGGGAACAGATTCTCATTGGTGTGGATTGGCTTTACCAGGGCTAAACTGGACTTTTGTACTCAAAACTTCCAAGCTTCTGTCTTGGATCTTGTCAGTCTTCACCagcctcctccttccttccactcccctctctcccatccctcccACACAGCAGCTAAGAATATAAACCATGGAGGTTAAAAATAGCAAGGCTGGAGAGCTTTATTTTCTGAAGTATTCGACAAAACACCTCCCCATCTCCCTGCCATGCCCAAAGGACTGTAAAGTCCCTAAGGGCAAAAGGGAAGCTGATGTCTCTCTCTAGAGCCaccttccccattttatagaagtcTCCTGCTCAGGTTTAAGAGCCCCACACAGAGTCAGAGGGATGGGAGTAGAAGGCCAAGGTAGGAGCCTGGAAAGACTGGGGAAGGGTACTGTGGAGCTGAAGAAATATGGAATTGTTTAATCTGAAGAAGATCAATCTGTGATTAGGAGTGGGGACAATAAACTAAGATTTGGTGAGGATCTTTGAGTCTGTGAAGGTTAATTTTGCAGCAGAGAGGAACCTGCTGTTCTCCTCCACTGACTGAAAAACGAGAGGGTGTGGGCATATGCTGTAGTAGGAGGGATTTAGGTTAGGTATCAAAAAGGACTTGACTGAGTTGGGAGGTAGAGGGACTGCAGACTAAAAAGGAATGCAAACCTTGGGGCAGGAGATGTTTATATCTGATGGGGCATTAATCATGCTATCCAGAAGCATGGATGGAAATGTATTGATACTCCCAAGTTCTGTTCCAGCCCAATGTGAAtctggaattccatggagtcACCATCCTATGTTGGAGGAGTTTAAGAGGAAAGGCAGAGAtcaaggggaaggagagagaagttaGGAGCTATAACCTAGTGAGGCAGACTTGGTCCTGGGGGAAggatgagggaagagaaaaatcaagTTTCTAATTCATCCATTGCTGACCTGTCACCTCTCCTGCCAGATGTACTGATGCTGCTGATGACAGATGTGCTAGTGTTCCTTCAGGAGAAGGACCAGAAGTATATATTTCCTGCCTTGGTAAGACAATCCtcctccttttctgcctctcaggTAGAATCCTAGAGGTTCTAGaatccagtttttcctctgccaGACTCACCTAGTCAGAGCACTGACAGATCTCTAAGTACTTTCAAGAGACAAAGTTCCTATTGGAAGTGTGAGATGCTAGGGCTCTTCGGCTCACTCCTCTTTTCCCTCGACTTCTCTTGTCAGGACAAGCCAGCAATAATCTCACTGCAGAACCTAATTGTTCGGGACATTGCTAACCAGGAGAAGGGGATGTTTTTGATTAGTGCGGCTCCCCCTGAGATGTATGAGGTCCACACAGCCTCCAGAGAGGACAGAAATACATGGATCCGGGTCATCCAGCAGAGTGTGCGTGTGTGAGTATTCAAGGGAAGGCCCATGTCTCTGCCTCTCCATGTATGACAGTCAGTAATAATTGATTGTGTGACGTGTTTTGGGGGAATTGTTTAAAGCCCAGAGCAAATTCACCTGTCTTTTGTAAAACAGATTGGCAAAGTGAATAAAACCATGGTTAGGGAGTTGGTGGATACAGAAAGACTTCTTTGAGGGAAATGTAGAACCAAAGTTGAGCATGATTTGAGTGGGCAGTGTTCTGGGTAGAGGAATCAGCAGGCATGAAAGCTTAGGTGAAGGCAGGGGCATAGGCATTCCTTAACCTTTGGTCTCTAAGCCCTTTCATGCCTTCTCTGACTTGCCTGTTCTCTATCATAGATGCCCATCTAGAGAGGACTTCCCTCTGATTGAAACAGAAGACGAGGCCTACCTTCGAAGGATCAAAAGTAATCATCATGCCCTCCTCACTACACCACAACCTTGGTCTCTCTCAAgcatcttttcttccttattcccccccaccccccatcacaTTCACTATCCGCCATATGTTCCAAGTCCCTTCCTCACAAACATCAGTCCCCCTCTTGTAACAAGtatagcaaaacaaaacaaatccagacAGTGGCCATCTGCACCTCTCGCCCATCAGCTGTTTCTTGGTCATTGCCACTGttcatcatttttgtctttcaaaagtcattttcctggttctgctgatttcattCTGTATCGTTTTATACAAGTCtccccatgtttttctgaatccaTCATCTTTTCTTAGGGTGCTATCATATTCCTTTACATTGAGATACTATTATTTGTTCactcatttcccagttgatggatacCCTTATCTAGCATCTTTTACTATGCCTCCACTCTGATTTCTGCTCATCCTTGAGCCTTTTGATATGGTTCCTCTCACCCTCCTTgccctttatttctctctttgctTGCCCTCCTTCAGTGGAACTGCAACAAAAGGACAGGGCACTGGTGGAGCTTCTGCAGGAAAAGGTGGGACTCTTTGCTGAGATGACCCAGTTCCAGGCAGAAGAAGATGGAGGGGGTGGAGGGCCACTGCCTACCTTGCCTCGTGGCCTCTTCCGCTCTGAATCCCTGGAATCCCCTCGTGGGGAGAGATTGTTGCAGGATGCTATCCGTGAAGGTAAGAGAGCCCTCAGGGATACACCAATAGAGATAAACTCCAAAACTCATATGTGCACACACAGACATAGAAGGAAGCACATAGAGGCATGCCCCTTCCTGAATGAGTACACCATACTTAATCCTATCTCTGATGTGCCTGGGATGGCCATTGTCTTCCCCTCCCTCATCCCTATCTCACTTTGTGCCTCTTCATCTCTCTGATATTCCTTTTGATAATCAATGCTTAGACAGTAGAGtcagtttcctttttattcagTACACAGTGCTGTGGAGGGAGATTCCTGACTTTCTCTTATCTTTCCTCCCTGCAGTGGAGGGTCTAAAGGACCTGCTAGTTGGGCCTGGGCTAGATCTGCCCCTACTCCCGAGGGAATCAGGCCTGTCACTAGAGCCTGACAGCAGTGGCAACACCAGTCCTGGGGTCACTACCAGTAAGTGTTCAGATCTAAGGGGGGATTGAGGGCTTAAAGGGGAAATTGGTAAGACTAGAAGATTATGACCTAAATGGGAAAATGGGaggagtaaagaaaaaaatgggaagagatgGGGGCGGAATATGTGCTCTGGGGCACAGAGATATAGGGAAATTATAATAAGTAGTAGACATTTATAGAGCTATACAGTAATTTAAAGTGTACTAAATGCTTTGCCCATATCATCTCTTTGGAtttggaaggattttcagagcagtttcagcttttgatgctactaagccaccatcttggctccatggtagtggtggtggtggtggggaacaTGTTTCTTTAAGAAATTTGTGAGGAAcaattaggtggcttagtggataaaatGTTAGGTCTGGGAAcagaaggtcttaggttcaaacatgaccttagatatttcttagctatgtgatcctgagcaagttgcttaaccccaatggcctagtccttatcacccttctgccttggaaccaattctgaATAtcactctaagatagaaggtaagaatttaagcaaaaaaaaaaatatctgtgaGGTAGATATTGCAGGTGTTACGTATTTTTTTTACatcagagaagtgacttgcctatggtcacacagccagttcATGTCAGATGCAgggtttgaactcaaatcttacAGACTCTCAAACAGAACTTTATACCACTATACCAGGAGTTTAGGAgcacctttttctcttctctcaataGATGGTGAAACAAGGACCTTTAATGGTTCCATTGAGCTCTGCAGAGCTGACTCAGACTCAAGTCAGAGGGTGAGTCCTCAGTGGGGTTGGTTCTTGGACCTGGCCAGGATGGGGAATAGATAACTGGCTTCTATTCATCTAGGGTCCCTGGGGGCCAAGGGACAATACCTTGGAGGGCTAAGGAGCTGAGACCTGAAGAGTCTCTAACTCTCCATCCTTCCCTTCACTGCAGGATCGAAATGGGAACCAGTTGAGATCCCCTCAGGAGGTAAGATAGGAAAATAAGGTGATAGGGTTGATGACTAAAGTACTGAGGGAATTGAGGTCCCTGACCAGGGAAGCAGTTAGAGCCTAATTGAGGGTGATGGTAGGAGAGGTCACCTAACTGGGATCAACTAACATGTTTCCTCACCCTCACCCCTCATTTAACTCTGAATTTGAATGCATGTCTCATCCCTCCCATTCTTCTATTCTCAGGAGGCCCTACAGCGACTAGTCAACCTTTATGGGCTTCTCCATGGACTTCAGGTGAGTGAGGGCCCTCATCAGAATGGAGACCCAGTTCATGGAAGTGAGAGGCAGGGAGGCCCAttgtcttcaaaaatattttccaagtgcCGACAATCTGGGTGTCCCAGAAAAGATCAACTGGGTCTTTGGTATGCAGGGTTGTCAGGGAAGGAGGACTGTGACTGATACACCCTTCTTATCCTACTCCAGGCAGCTGTGGCTCAGCAAGACACCTTGATGGAGGCAAGGCTCTCTGAGGGCCCGGAGCGACGGGAGAAGCTAGTGTTGTCCCGGGCCAATTCTCGAGATGGGGATGTAGGCAGGGCCGGAGGTGCCCCTGTGGCTCCAGAGAAGCAGACCACAGAGCTGGCCCTGCTGCAGCGACAACACGCCCTGCTCCAAGAGGAGCTCCGTCGATGCCGGCGGCAAGGGGAAGAGCGGGCAGCTGAAGCAGGCGGGTTAGAGGCTCGGCTTCGGGAAAGCGAACAGGCCCGAGCCCGGCTGGAGCGGGAGACCGAAGAAGTGAAAAAGCGACTGGCTGCCCTGGGTCAGGCTGAGCCACTCTCAGCTGAGGCGCCCTGGGCCCGCCGACCGCTGGACCCTCGGCGTCGGAGCCTCCCTGCTGGGGATGCCCTCTACTTGAGCTTCACCCCGCCTTCCCAGGTGAGCAGAGCCCCTCTAGTGTGTGCTCTGGTACAAAACTGCTGATACTGAGACACTGGAGAACCTAAAATGAGTTGGGTGTGCTGGGGCTTACCGTTGACAGGATGCTAGCTTAGTTCGGGGTTGGGCTAGACATCCCTTCCATCGCAGCAAAGTGAAAAGATTTTGAGTATAGGCCCGGAAGAAATCCTAAGGCATTTCCTGAAAAGGTGTTTGGATTTTGGCGCAGACGAGGCAAGGGCAAGTAGAAGAGGGGGAGAGCATAGAGTGGGTCTCGGGGGTTCTTTCTGCTCACCCCATCACCTAAACTCACCTGTGCAGAGTTAGGAGGCAGTCAATCTGGGTCACTTCCTTGCCCTCTTTCCCACCTATCAGGTTGTCCCCCAGGTATGCCGAGGCCATGACCGCCTAGATCTTCCCTTGTCTACTCGCTCTATTCATCGAACCTTTGAGGACAGAGATGGGCCTGAGCTAGGCAGTCCAGAGGAGCGACTTCAAGATAGTAGTGATCCTGATACTGGCAGTGAAGAGGAGAGCTGTAGTCGTTTGACCCCACCACATAGCCCTCGAGGTGAGGCTGAAAGGGGACAGGGAAGGCGGCTGGGACATGAAGATTGTGGGAGACAGTGTTGGGGACCCCCTTCATTTCTCAGATTCATTATGGGGTCTCTGCCTCAGCTCACTCACAGCCCCTTGACTGGCAGTGCTTACTATAATTCTCCTGAAGGCACAAGATCCCTGGGGGATGGAGGCAGGCTGGTCGCCCTGTTTTGTTAGGTGCTGATTGGATATGGGTACTCTGGGAGGCAAGTTTCCTGTTTTATTTGTGATTGGTTGATCACAGGACCTCCCTCCCAGGAGGCCGGAAGGTTGGAGGTGGTTGGTATTTCCTTTCTGGCTCCTGCTCATTGGTCACACTTTCTTTTTGTAGATTTCCCCCGAATGCAGGACATCCCAGAGGAGACTGAGAGTCGAGATGGAGAACCTATTGCTTCAGAGAGTTAAAGGGGCCCTTCCCCCATTTCCTGTCTCCTCCATGACTATTTCTGGAGGATGGAGAGTGGGGGGAGTAGCCTTTGGATATCCAAGTTATATAGGTGAGGGGGAGACTTAATAGAACTGCTGGCTTTTGTGTTtctcctgcccccacccccagaccTCCCAACTCAGGGAGAGTGGGCTTGCTTGAGGGGGTCAGAAAGCTGTGGAAGATGCCTTCTGGTGACATCCATAAGCAGCACCACAGATGCCAATTTTTCAGACCCTTCCATCCCCCcatctggaaagatttatttatttattgtttattagctgggtgggaggggagggaattaAAGGACCAGGGACAAGGGAACCAAGCCATAAGGAGCCAGAAAATCTGGCCCTTTAACActactgggggagggggagggagggaagaccaACCAGGGATTAACCCTTCAGTTACTAGACTCTTATCTACCCAGCAACCCTCATCTTGAGTGGGGGGCCAAAATTACCAGAGCCAACCTGCCCTTTAAAAAGGGATATGGAGAGGGCAAGTATCCTTCTCACTCCAAACTCCCTAATGCTGCTCATTCCAACCTCCATTGTAGCTCCAGGGGGGCAGAGGGGCCACAGTTTCTAGGAACCCAGAATGGTCTAGAGTGGAGATTGGGGTGGGACCAGTGGTAATGGTGGGAGATCCTTTGGGAACacaatgttttggggttttgtttgttttgttttcttttttgtaccAAAGCCGACTGCAcgtgttttatatttttaagagaagATCATAGGCAATTAGAGATGCTAATTCCAACTACCCCATGTCTTAAGAAACTTGGGGGTTAAGGTTGGGCAACAGTACTTGTTCATCATAATCTACCCTGGTGAGGGGATCTCTCCTACCTCCTCTTACTAGCCCATCTCCATTCTACTAGTTGGGAATGCATCACAGAGGTGTACGATGTATCTGAGGGCCCTGTGGTTTGGTTGGAAAACCAATCTTGAATTTTCTCTTGGGGTATTTTGGCAAATGCCACATACCCCTCCTCAGAGGCCCCAGCACTTTTCTGATGATTTGATTGTAAAAAGACCAAGCACACAGAATTAAAGACCTGGAACCCCTTGTCTTGATTTTGTTCTCTGcaggaaaatgagaatgaaaataaagGGACATCTGGGCTGGAAGATAATCCATTTGAAGGCAGCTTCTCCCTTTTTAGGATTTGTAGTTCATACTGAAAGATTAACCAGATTTGAGCTGTAGACTTTAGGGAGCTCTTTTATAGTAAGCCCATCTCCCCTTGCCTCAGGTTTGGTTTAATCAAATCAACAAGCTTTTCTTCTGCTCTTCAGGGAACCAAGCACCAGGGatgaatgaaacaaaatgaaacaaactttgccctcaaagaacttatattctactggaccAGACAACATATCTGTGCAGAGTGTAGGCACAATTCTAGCTTCTTTCTCTGCCATCCTACCTCATCCGAGGCTGTTGTTGGTTTGCTCTTTGCCCCTATTGAGGAGTTGATTCTTTTCACTTCTTGTTTTTTGGTCCTAACTAAGGAAAACTTCCTGTTTCTAATCAGTTTCATGTGCTAAGTTGAGAGGGATGAGATAAGGCTCTGAGAGGACTCCTTCCCTGTTGCCTCTCTCCTACTATGCCTGACACACCAATATTGACTTCTGGTTCATTTTAAGGACCCAGAATCTGAGATTGAAATTGAGTGAGACGAGGAGTGTTTTCTTGCTCCTTTACTCTTCCTAAAAGTGCCAGGTTCCAACTCTGTTGATGAATTTACATTGCAGTTTTCTCGATTCAGTTAAAATGTCCCAACTCAaggttaatataatttaattggaAAGAGGAGCAGGAAATTAGGGAGAGGGTTCTGTGTAGATGGTGAGTTGGTGCCATCCTGGATTAGTCAAATAGAAGACAGAGGTGCAGGAACAGTCTCAGAACGAATGAGGACATACCCCTAGACAACAAGAAGTAGGGCTTGTCAAAGACCCCGAAAGAAGTAAGGATATAGAAATATCACACCACAGAAAGTCTGAAATTAGGATCCTGCTTTATTCTTTTGACCTTCCTGAAGTCCTTTTTAAATCTAATTCCAGAAGCCTCCATTTCAGTAACATTTGCTTCAATCTCCTAGAGAGGCCCCTCCTCATTATTCTGACTTAGATTCATAGGAAAGCTAGAAGAAACCTTTGATATTTGACcctaacccttcattttacagataaggaaatgggccAAGAAAAGTtcaaggacttgtccaaggtcaaacagcctAGAGAGGAGTGTGATTTCACTGAATCTGGGGCAGTTATCTGCACCTCCTCCTTATACTACTATGAAAAGTCTCTTTTGATCCGGTCCTTCCTATCTTAGaatctctccatttccttttacTTTGCCTTTTGGGAGCCTGGAACTCAACTGCTTCCCTTGTAGAGAGGAGCCCTTTTCTAGAACTAATCCACCTTCCCCAGTCCCCTCTTCCCCACAAGTATAGCCAAGCTTCTTCCAGGACCAGGCTACACCCACATGGCTTGCTCCTTGTTTTTAATCTGTGAGTATTTACCCCAAAACAGGGACGTCCCCAGAGGAACCAATATTTGGTTGGCACTTGGTGCTTAGGTACAGCCATTGGAGGAACTGCTGGGCTAGGGGAAAGCAATACTAAGGGGGATGGAAGGTGGagaattttccattttgaattgACCAAGAATGAATAAACATAAGTTTTGGAGTGGAGCTTCAACatagaaaagaggaaactaaacACCAAGGAGATTAAATACCAGCTATTCTTCGTTGGTAGTATTGCTTAGCAAGTTGTGAATTAGGTGACTGCTTAAAGCTTCCCCTTTTCATCCAACAACTAGAGCTGAAGTGGGTTGGGACTACCTAGAGGTCATCTGGCCTAGTCCCTTTGCCATTTGGTGGTATTCAGGCACACACTGACAGAGAACAGGGAGTTGCTTCTCCCATCACTTCATGCTTGGATACTTTCATCTCCCTGTTTCAGGATATTTACCATTTAAAAGTTTCTACAATTCCAACCTCCCATGTTTTATTACAGTAGATACTTCATTTACTGACTGACTGCTGCTATCCTTCCAGTTTCAGTGGTAGTTTCtatcttccctctccccaagaaCCCACTGTTTTAAAAGGTGGTTATTCATTCCTATTCTGAGGGTACTTGGGACATAAAACATTGTCTCAGAGCTTCTTTTATCCTTCCCACCTTTCTTCTCTGGGGTATAGAagggaattaagagaggttgagaGGAGGGGGAAGATTATTCCCCACAAGCTACTTCCTGCTCTTCTACCTCCCAGCCCTGCCCTGCTCTGCTCCAGTTGGCACTTTGCAGAGACTGCTGCTAGATGGGAAGCTAAAGCCCCAGCTCCCTCTCCTCCCAACCCTACTGTTCCTGGAAGACTTCAGGTTTGAGCACTCTTGTTGGCAATAGGTCTCCTATAGTAACCTCAATAATCCCTGGGGATGGGGATAACCTAAACCTACAGGTTATATTTCCCATCAACAGTAGAGTAGAACCAATGGAGCATTGGGTTTAGGAGAGATCCAGTTTTCCTAAATTGCCAATTAGGATTTGTATGATGTGGGCTGATCATTTCTAGGCCTTGAAAATGAGGGTTAGACTCAATCTCTACCATCTACCATCCATAAATCTTGGCATTGTGCAGTCATCGATAACATTCAAGGACACAAGAACACTAATTTAGGGGTGGGGCAGGTTTCAGCTGTAACAGCTAAAAGAATCTCAATTTAAAGTGAGTGGCTAATAGGGAGCCACAACCATAAGCTAGAGCTGGACAAAGACCTTTCAACCTCATCCAGGACTACTGAAAATTCCTTCACGGTAAGAGAAGGGGGCCACTGTAGGGAGAGGTCCAGAAGAGCTCGGTAGGCATTATCTCCCCAGATTCAGCAGTGGTGCCACTGGGTGAGGTGGAGACATAGAGATAGTAGAAAGCAAAAATTTATTCAtaactcttccctttcccttccctctacccCCACCTCTCACCCCAACAACTTATGGAGGTGTAGGTCTTCTCGGCATCCAATCCTGCCTTGGCCCTCAGATTTATCTACTCCACCCCAGAGAGATTGAGAATTAAAGATCAAATATCCCAAGGTGACATGGCCTGGCAGGGCTCAGAACAGCTCCTCCCCAGGCTTGGGTGCCAGAGTCTGGTGCCCTAAAGATGCTAGGAAGGGAGGGGTACAGCTTCTGTGGTGGAGggtctcctttttttcttatccaGGCTAGTGAGAGGTGGAAAGCCCCACCTTCTGCTGTCTCCTCTTTTGAAGGGCTACTTGCTCTGGCTGGGCTTGTCCCCCACCAGGTAACTGTGCCTGTAGCCTTCTCAGGGCCTTGCTCAGTGCCTGCCGGGCCTCCTGGCGCAGGAAGCAATAGATCACAGGATTGAGGCAGCTGTTACAGTGTGCCAGGCAAATAGTAAGGGGGAAGACATAGGTGTGAAGGGTGTAGTAGGCATTGTCCCAAGGCACGAGGTCAAACTTCACCAGGACTCCCCAGAGTGTGACAATATGGTTAGGGAACCAGCAGAGGAAAAAGGTCACAATAATAATCTGGACAGAGCAGGCTACTGCTGTTCCTCTGCCTTAGCGGATGCTGCTGAAGGAATGCCAGCAGCATGAGATAGCTTGCTGCAAGGACAATCGGGCACCACGAAGGCCAATTTGACCCGCTGTAAATGGTCAGCACCCAGCCATCGACCACTAGGGAAGCGGAGCAGGCACAGTTGAATTCCACCCACTTCACTTTCAGCCCCAAAGATTGCTGTGGGGATTGTTGCAGCAGTCGCTGTTACCCATGCTACCAGGCTGGCCCCAAAGGTACAGGAGGATGAGCAGTAAGAACCCGGTCCAGTAGCCATGACCACTATCCAGTATCAGACTATGCTCAGAGCAGTGATGAAGAAGACGCTAGCATAAACACCGAGGACAGTGCCTGTCAGAACCACCTTGCAGAGAGTGCCACCAAAAGGCCAGTGGAAATCCAGGGCAGACTCAGCTGCCCAAAAGGGGAGGGTGAGGGCCAACCCCAGGTCAGCCAAAGCTAGGCTGAAAACGAAGGTGTCAGTCTTCAGACGTGAAGTGCCTTGATGACACCCACCTAACACCCACAGCACAGCCAGGTTGCCCAGGAGACCTATCAGTCCCACCAGTCCATAGGCTAGGGCAACTATAACTCTGAGTGCCAGGAAATTGGCTGGTACTGCAGCGTCCCCCATGCTTAGCACCTCGCCACTGGAGATATTGACCCAGAAGGATGTAGGCGGTGGGGTAGAAAAGTTGGGTGTAGACATCGTGAGGGTATCGACTTGTGCCAGAACAGCTATGCCAGGATAGATTTCTGCCAGGTATGGAAGCCGGAAAGAGGTGGCACTGTCTTTCAAGGCAGGCAGTTGTGGGTTTATGCTGATTTTAGGGCATCTACCTGCTGGCAGCCCCAGGCCACTCCCACATCTTTAGAGTGAAGTGTCAGTGGGAACCACCCCTGTCCTTTGGGTCAAGATTGGTGAGAGGTGGAGCAGGACAAAGTAGATCTCCTCTAAGGGATTGGCCTAGAATTTCTAGCCTCTTGGTGGAGGGAGGGGCTGGGGAAATGACTGCATAGGGGTGGGACAGGGAGAGGGTGTTGGACAAGAGGGAAAAGGACATGAAGGTCAAGAGAGGTTCAGATTGCAGATTTTACTTCTGGTTTAAGAACAAAACTCCCTTGGTTTATCCTCTGTCCCTCTTTTCTGAGGAGGTGACAGCCCCAAGccccaagggca
It includes:
- the ARHGEF2 gene encoding rho guanine nucleotide exchange factor 2 isoform X3, which produces MNDEIPEAFLAGGDPVPQGRTRRCLSAVEPSGQSQEEEEEEEEEKEENDFQPVPLRRSNARHSQSYVRDPFRRHSWEPGSVFQDAANDPVGGNLQKLGSGGPREFQSREELETILRPQDQSGQLEYLVQRSQHPSAGPLNGSACGILSKSVSMSGIDGYFNLDAENLPQSPGPDFSNCLWGGSCSQLDVKPSRKQAGRSLQRTLSLFWGMTGKAKNREKEKMKEAKDARYTNGHLFTTISVSGMTMCYACNKSITAKEALICPTCNVTIHNRCKDALANCTKVKQKQQKAALLKNSTALQSVSLRSKTTIRERPSSAIYPSDSFRQSLLGSRRGRSSLSLSKSVSTTNIAGHFNDESPLGLRRILSQSTDSLNMRNRTLSVESLIDEGAEVIYNELMSDFETDEKDFAADSWSLAVDSNFLQQHKKEVMKRQDVIYELIQTELHHVRTLKIMTRLFRTGLLEELQLEPALVQGLFPCVDELSDIHTRFLSQLLERRRQALCPGSTRNFVIHRLGDLLISQFSGSSAEQMRKAYSEFCSRHTKALKLYKELYARDKRFQQFIRKVTRSTVLRRHGVQECILLVTQRITKYPVLIDRILLHSRGNEEEHRDLTTALGLVKELLSAVDQEVHELEKGARLQEIYGRTDSRAQTPVPGKGPFIREELLRRKLLHDGCLLWKTATGRFKDVLMLLMTDVLVFLQEKDQKYIFPALDKPAIISLQNLIVRDIANQEKGMFLISAAPPEMYEVHTASREDRNTWIRVIQQSVRVCPSREDFPLIETEDEAYLRRIKMELQQKDRALVELLQEKVGLFAEMTQFQAEEDGGGGGPLPTLPRGLFRSESLESPRGERLLQDAIREVEGLKDLLVGPGLDLPLLPRESGLSLEPDSSGNTSPGVTTNGETRTFNGSIELCRADSDSSQRDRNGNQLRSPQEEALQRLVNLYGLLHGLQAAVAQQDTLMEARLSEGPERREKLVLSRANSRDGDVGRAGGAPVAPEKQTTELALLQRQHALLQEELRRCRRQGEERAAEAGGLEARLRESEQARARLERETEEVKKRLAALGQAEPLSAEAPWARRPLDPRRRSLPAGDALYLSFTPPSQVVPQVCRGHDRLDLPLSTRSIHRTFEDRDGPELGSPEERLQDSSDPDTGSEEESCSRLTPPHSPRDFPRMQDIPEETESRDGEPIASES
- the ARHGEF2 gene encoding rho guanine nucleotide exchange factor 2 isoform X2 is translated as MNDEIPEAFLAGGDPVPQGRTRRCLSAVEPSGQSQEEEEEEEEEKEENDFQPVPLRRSNARHSQSYVRDPFRRHSWEPGSVFQDAANDPVGGRNLQKLGSGGPREFQSREELETILRPQDQSGQLEYLVQRSQHPSAGPLNGSACGILSKSVSMSGIDGYFNLDENLPQSPGPDFSNCLWGGSCSQLDVKPSRKQAGRSLQRTLSLFWGMTGKAKNREKEKMKEAKDARYTNGHLFTTISVSGMTMCYACNKSITAKEALICPTCNVTIHNRCKDALANCTKVKQKQQKAALLKNSTALQSVSLRSKTTIRERPSSAIYPSDSFRQSLLGSRRGRSSLSLSKSVSTTNIAGHFNDESPLGLRRILSQSTDSLNMRNRTLSVESLIDEGAEVIYNELMSDFETDEKDFAADSWSLAVDSNFLQQHKKEVMKRQDVIYELIQTELHHVRTLKIMTRLFRTGLLEELQLEPALVQGLFPCVDELSDIHTRFLSQLLERRRQALCPGSTRNFVIHRLGDLLISQFSGSSAEQMRKAYSEFCSRHTKALKLYKELYARDKRFQQFIRKVTRSTVLRRHGVQECILLVTQRITKYPVLIDRILLHSRGNEEEHRDLTTALGLVKELLSAVDQEVHELEKGARLQEIYGRTDSRAQTPVPGKGPFIREELLRRKLLHDGCLLWKTATGRFKDVLMLLMTDVLVFLQEKDQKYIFPALDKPAIISLQNLIVRDIANQEKGMFLISAAPPEMYEVHTASREDRNTWIRVIQQSVRVCPSREDFPLIETEDEAYLRRIKMELQQKDRALVELLQEKVGLFAEMTQFQAEEDGGGGGPLPTLPRGLFRSESLESPRGERLLQDAIREVEGLKDLLVGPGLDLPLLPRESGLSLEPDSSGNTSPGVTTNGETRTFNGSIELCRADSDSSQRDRNGNQLRSPQEEALQRLVNLYGLLHGLQAAVAQQDTLMEARLSEGPERREKLVLSRANSRDGDVGRAGGAPVAPEKQTTELALLQRQHALLQEELRRCRRQGEERAAEAGGLEARLRESEQARARLERETEEVKKRLAALGQAEPLSAEAPWARRPLDPRRRSLPAGDALYLSFTPPSQVVPQVCRGHDRLDLPLSTRSIHRTFEDRDGPELGSPEERLQDSSDPDTGSEEESCSRLTPPHSPRDFPRMQDIPEETESRDGEPIASES